A DNA window from Primulina tabacum isolate GXHZ01 chromosome 12, ASM2559414v2, whole genome shotgun sequence contains the following coding sequences:
- the LOC142520864 gene encoding LOW QUALITY PROTEIN: shikimate O-hydroxycinnamoyltransferase-like (The sequence of the model RefSeq protein was modified relative to this genomic sequence to represent the inferred CDS: deleted 2 bases in 1 codon) produces the protein MKIDVKNSTLVAPEAGDAGTSLWNSNVDLVVPNFHTPSVYFYRPAEAVDFFDATVLKVALGRALVPFYPMAGRLKRDEDGRIEINCNAEGVLFVEAECDGVVDDFGDFAPTLELRRLIPAVDYSLGISSYPLLVLQVTYFKCGGVSLGVGMQHHAADGFSGLHFINTWSDMARGLDITVQPFIDRTLLRARDPPQPQFKHIEYQPPPSMKLASKPDTSPETAVSIFKLTRDQLNTLKSKTKEEGNTVTYSSYEMLAGHIWRCACKARGLPQDQDTKLYIATDGRSRLRPSLPSGYFGNVIFTATPTAVSGDLESNPVWYSASKIHDALARMENDYLRSALDYLELQPDLKALVRGAHTFRCPNLGITSWSRLPIHDADFGWGRPIFMGPGGIAYEGLSFILPSPTNDGSLSVAISLQTEHMKVFEKLLYDI, from the exons ATGAAGATCGACGTGAAGAATTCGACGTTGGTTGCTCCGGAGGCCGGCGACGCCGGAACGTCG CTGTGGAACTCCAACGTTGATCTGGTGGTGCCCAACTTCCACACCCCCAGCGTCTACTTTTACCGTCCCGCAGAGGCGGTGGACTTCTTCGACGCCACAGTGCTTAAAGTGGCACTGGGCCGCGCACTAGTGCCGTTCTACCCCATGGCGGGGAGGCTGAAGAGGGATGAAGATGGCCGGATTGAGATCAACTGTAACGCCGAGGGGGTGCTTTTCGTGGAAGCGGAGTGCGACGGAGTGGTTGATGATTTCGGCGACTTTGCTCCGACGTTGGAGCTCCGCCGCCTCATTCCGGCGGTGGATTATTCCCTCGGAATCTCAAGTTACCCACTTTTGGTGCTGCAG GTCACATATTTCAAATGTGGTGGAGTTTCCTTAGGCGTTGGAATGCAGCATCACGCAGCCGATGGATTCTCTGGTCTCCATTTCATCAACACCTGGTCGGACATGGCCCGAGGCCTCGACATCACCGTACAACCCTTCATCGACCGAACCCTCCTCCGTGCCCGCGATCCGCCTCAACCCCAATTCAAGCACATCGAGTATCAGCCCCCTCCATCCATGAAACTCGCGAGCAAACCCGATACATCCCCTGAAACAGCCGTTTCCATATTCAAGCTAACCCGTGATCAGCTCAACACCCTCAAGTCCAAGACGAAAGAGGAAGGGAACACAGTCACTTACAGCTCGTATGAGATGCTGGCAGGTCATATTTGGCGATGTGCGTGCAAGGCTCGCGGGCTGCCTCAAGATCAGGACACAAAGCTGTACATCGCAACGGATGGGCGATCCAGGCTGCGGCCCTCGCTCCCATCAGGCTATTTTGGCAATGTGATCTTCACAGCCACTCCGACTGCTGTATCTGGCGACCTTGAATCCAATCCCGTCTGGTATTCTGCCAGTAAAATCCACGATGCTTTGGCTCGGATGGAGAATGACTACCTGAGGTCGGCTCTTGACTACCTAGAACTGCAACCTGATTTGAAGGCACTTGTACGCGGAGCGCACACATTCAGGTGCCCAAATCTTGGGATCACAAGTTGGTCTCGGCTGCCTATCCATGACGCAGATTTCGGATGGGGCAGGCCGATCTTCATGGGACCAGGTGGCATTGCTTACGAAGGTTTAAGCTTCATATTGCCAAGTCCGACAAACGATGGGAGCTTATCGGTCGCAATCTCGTTGCAAACTGAGCATATGAAGGTTTTTGAGAAGCTCTTGTATGACATTTGA
- the LOC142520693 gene encoding uncharacterized protein LOC142520693, with protein MSSDPKRPGNRAGAAAVGGGGFGARLNHYLYSGEKKHVAAGIAIIGILFGVPWYLMDRGSKHQSHQDYMEKADKARSERLSAGSSTAR; from the exons ATGAGCAGTGATCCGAAGAGACCCGGCAATAGAGCCGGTGCGGCGGCCGTAGGAGGAGGGGGATTTGGCGCTAGATTGAATCACTATCTATACAGCGGTGAAAAGAAGCATGTGGCGGCAGGCATCGCCATCATTGGAATCCTCTTTGGTGTCCCATGGTACCTCATGGATCGtg GCTCGAAGCATCAATCCCATCAAGATTACATGGAAAAGGCCGATAAAGCTAGGAGCGAAAGACTTTCTGCTGGTTCATCCACAGCCAGGTGA